The Brevibacillus humidisoli DNA segment TACAGGCAGACCGTGATTGCGAAGCCAGGTCATCACTTCCTGCAACGCCGCTTCTCTGGAGACTTCCGTCGTTTTCGTTTCCCGTGAGATAAGCGATTCATAGGAGTATCCTTTGAGATACAGCAGATGGAGCAAATATCCCATTTCAGCGTTTTCCGTCTTGAGGGGCTGATCGGTGACCAACGGCCAGATTTCATTCACCAGACTGTTCTCTATGGAACCCGCGGACATACTGATATAACAAAACTGCCGGGCGCAATGGAGTACCTTCTCCACGCTCTCCCAATTGAGAATGACCGGGCACATCGAGACAAAGACGAGATCAAAGGCATGGCTCCAGCCCCTGGCCTGCACGTCAATATCCTCAAACGGTTCCGGTACAATCTTCACTTTGTCTTCGGCAAAGGTTGCGATGTTCTCTTCCAGCAGTTCCACCAGCGCAAGAGAGGGCTCTACGGCGGTTACATGGGCCCCTCGCTCCGCAAACGGCACCGAAAATACTCCCGAAGCAGCCCCAATGTCTAGAACGGAGGCGTTTTTGAATCGAACACCTTGTCCTTCAAGCCAGTTCATGATTCGTTTGGTTCGTTTCCTTCCCTCTTCATTAAACGATTGCTCGTTGAAAGCCCTGGCCTTATGATCAAAGGCTCTGGCCGGTTCGATACCGGCTTTTTGCATCTTCTTCGCGCTAGTATCGGGATCGTCTTTCCACGCTTTTTCCCAAATGGCTGCATGAAATAACTCATTCATCATCGTTCCTCACTCTTTTCACTATGGTTTATGGAGACTGAACCCCCAATATTACCTGTCATACCTGTCGCAATAATCTTCATCCGTTCCGCCTCCAAGCCTCCATATTCAGTTCATTGTTTATGGCCGCGGCGGCAAATGCGCCCATGGAGGCGGCAGCAATGGCCTGATGCAGCCGCAAAGCCGCATCCCCGGCGCTGTAGACGCCCGGAACATTCGTTTTCCCGAAGTCATCGACGACAACCATTCCCGTTTCCGTGATGTTGCATCCGATGGCTCGTGGCAAGTCCGATCCCGTAACCAGATTCGGTTTAAAAAAGATGCCCCTGCACGGAATGGTCGTTCCGTCTTCGAGAACTACTTGCTGCACAATACCGGCGTCTGAGTCGATGGACCGGATGGGCGATTCGTATACGGGGACGCGATGCCGACGCAGCTCCTCGCGCTGTGTGTCCGTCAGCTCATCGGGGCCGTTCGTGCAGATGGTAAAACGGTTCGTCCATCCAGATATGAGTGGAGCGAAGTGCATGGCATCGCCCCCCTTGGCAATGACGACAAGCGGCTGGTCTCTCAATTCCCAGCCATCGCAATACGGGCAGACGAAGGCGCTTTTTCCATAAACCTCTGCTAATCCAGGAATGTCCAGCGGTCGATCCTTCATTCCGACGGCAAACAGCAGCTTTTTGCTTGTAAAAGTGTTTCCTTGCGCAGTCGTAATTTGAAAATGACCGTCTGTCCCCGCAATCGACACGGCCGTATCCGCCACGAAAGACACGGAGGGATAGGCGCTGATCTCTTCCTTTGCCATTCGCCGAAATTCACTGGGACTTATTCCGTCGCGAGTAAGAAAGCCGTGGGCCTCGCGAGTCACGGCGTTGCGGGGACGGCCTTCATCGATCACCGCCACATTTTTCCTCGCCCGCCCCAACACAAGGGCGGCATTCAACCCTGCCGGGCCTGCGCCAATAATCACTACATCGAGAAGTTGTTTTTCCATATTATTAATACACCTCCACGGATCTACAATATCCATAATTAACGTACAAGAAGTGTATCACTTCTTGTCCACTTCATGGTTGCAACGCTTGTTAGCCTCATCCAGTACTGACTGAATTGTCTGTTCCCGCAAGTATTGATGCAGATGTTGTTCCGCGCCGTCCATCACCTTTTTAACCAGACATTCGCCGTTGCCCAGGCCGTTCCCAATCCGTTCGGCACCTTTCGCTTCGGCTAACAACCGATGCTGCTGCGAATTCAAGTTGGAGCATTCGAACAGATGCTGTCTCCCTTCAATCACTTGAATAACATCAAGAAACGTAATCTCACCGGCCTGTCGCGCAAGCTCGTAACCGCCTTTCACCCCCGGCACAGCACGTACGATTCCATCCTGCCTCAGTTTGGACATGATTTTGGATAAGTAGCTTTCTGAAACGCCGAGCATCGCAGCTAACTCCTTGATTCCGATGTTGTAGCGGCGCTCCGAGTTAGCCAAATGAAGTAAGGCGTGCAGGGCATAATCGGTGCTTTTAGAGAACTGCATGTTTCCCTCCTCGCTGCCTAAGATCATTATTATTATGGAGTTGTAATATCTATAATAGACAATTCGGCTCCAATGTGCAAGGATCGATCGAGAGACAAAATATTTCGGCTCATTCCATCTCTTTCATCAACTGTTTGGCTGTTTCGATAAACGCTCGCGTAGCCGGCGAAACGGTCTCCAGCGAGGTGACGGCGATGGCAATTTCCCGAAAGACCTGCTCATCCAACGATTTGACAACTACCTGGTATTGGCCAGGAGATATCGTCATTTCAGGCAGGATCGTCGCCCCTAATCCGGCTTGTACGAGGGAAACAATAGCCTGGTTGTCCGCCACTTCAAACACAACGTTAGGCTTCAGGCGGTTTTTCTGGAAAAGCTGCTTCACGAGGGCATCACACCCAGCTTTTGGCATTATAAACGGTTCGTTCGCAATTTCTTCCACACGAAGCTGGTCCCTAGCGGCGAGTTCATGCTGTTTCGGCAATACGGCAACCAGTCGATCTTTTACCAACGGTACGGTATCGAACGCGACTTCGGCAGGCAGAGACAGAAAGCCAAGGTCGACAGCAAAACTAGAGATCCAGTTCTGAATCTCCTCATAACCGCCTTCAAACAATTTTATCTTGATCGCAGGATGGTTGGATTGGAATTGTTTCATCATCGAAGGCAACCATCGTGCGGCAACGCTCGGGAATACGCCGACCCTTACAGTGCCGGTCTCCAATCCGGCAATTGCAGCCGCTTCTTGTTTTATTTTCTGCGTCAATTGCAATATATGTTGCACGTAGCTGGACATTCTTTGCCCTTCATCGGTCAAAAGTACTCCTGAACGGCTTCTTTTGAATAGGGTAAACCCAAACTCTGACTCCAATCCCGCAATCGCGTGACTGACAGCTGATTGAGTTAGACCCAAAACTTCGCCGGCTTTTGTAAAGCTGCCCGTCTCCACAATGCTCTGAAACACTTCCAATTGCACCAGTGTCATCTTATCTCACCTTATATATAAATAATTTTCATTTATGATATTATAATGATTCATTTGATTCATATAAAGCTCGGATATAAGATGAATATAAAGGAATTTTCAGCCCGATAAAGGTGAGATGCCTAGATGAGAACATTAGCTTACACGCTGACCGACGTATTTACAGATCGAATATTTGGCGGCAACCAGCTTGCCGTTTTCACGCAACCGCCTGCATTAAGCACGGGAGAAATGCAGGCCATCGCCAGAGAACTGAATCTTTCAGAAACCGTATTCGTATATGAGCCAGATCACGCACGCCATCATAGAAAGCTGAGAATTTTTACCCCCGATATCGAATTGCCGATGGCCGGCCATCCGACGATTGGAACAGCCTATGTTTTGGCAAATGAAGGCTTGATCGAGACGGTGGAAGGAGAGAACGTGTGGGTTTTTGAAGAGGGTGTTGGCGACATTACGGTGATCGTACAGAAAGAAAATGGGCGTATCGGAAAAATCGAGATGTTCCAGCCTACACCCGTCTTTGGGGAAGTATTTCACAATAAACAATCGGCTGCGGAACTGCTTTCGTTAGCGGTTGAAGACATACGCCAGGATTTGCCGATCCAAACCGTGTCGACAGGCGTACCCTTTCTGTTTATTCCTGTTCAATCGCTCGCGGCCATGCGCCGGATCCATTTTAGACCGGATGTTTGGCAGGAGGGATTTGCCACCGATGAGCATACCCGGCATATCTTCGCTTTTGCTGTGGAAACGGAAAACGCGGACTCCGACGTCCACAGTCGAATGTTCGCTCCGGCGATGGGGATCAGAGAAGATCCGGCGACAGGTGGGGCGAGTGGACCCCTTGGAGTCTACCTGGTTGAGCATGGCGTTGTCCCTCCTGCTGTACAAGGCGTATACGAGATTCGCAGCGAGCAAGGGTTGGAAATGGGCAGGCCAAGCCTAATCGATATTACCGTTGTGAAGCATGGTCATGAGTACAAACAAGTGAAAGTTGGCGGAACCAGTGTGAAAGTAGGGGAAGGAAAGCTATATGTATAGGAGGAACTAGGTGAATCTTGACAAGTTGAGTTAGGAAAGGAGTTAAAATGAGTAAATCAATCTTACAAGCATTTATATTTTCAGTGGGCGTGCATGTCTTGATTATTGCTGTATTCATTGGTTATATGGAATATAAAGCCTATGACTACGGGTTTTCTTTCGGAGCAGACGTAACGGGGTTATTGCTTGCGACGGTATCTTTCTTCATGATGCTTATTCTTTTCGTTAAGTGGGTTATTAATAAAGCGAGGTGAATCCATTTTATAAGCACGATATTACCGGCTAAGATATTCCGCTGCATTTGTCAATCGACCTCGATAAAACCGGATCGTAAGTTCATTGATGTTGCGGATTTTATAATCGCGCAGAAACACCTGGAGCGCCGTTTCGAAATCATCGACAAGGTGCATCGGTTTCTGTAACGGTTCAAAGCCTCGGTCCGGTAATTGGTTCCGTCTTCTTCGTGTCAAATACCATCGCCCGCGATCGTATTCGTTCCGTTGGAGAGACGATTTTGTCGCGCGCGGCTGGTCGCGAATATACACATCATGACCGCCTATTATTTCCCGGACCACTAAACGGAAAAACGCCGACTGAACATACGTACAATCAGCGTCATATCAACGTTTGATGGTGCCGGTAGAGGGACTTGAACCCCCACGGTTTCCCTCACGATTTTGAGTCGCGCGCGTCTGCCAATTCCGCCATACCGGCCCAATAATAGAAATAATGAAACAATGGTCGGGAAGACAGGATTTGAACCTGCGACCTCTTGGTCCCGAACCAAGCGCTCTACCAAGCTGAGCCACTTCCCGACTCAAAGAAAATGGCGTGCCCTGAGAGATTCGAACTCCCGACCTTTTGATTCGTAGTCAAACGCTCTATCCAGCTGAGCTAAGGGCACGTATCCATTGTTGTATCTGCTCTCGTATCGAGCAGCATATCAACTGCCGACATTAATAGATCATAACAGCTTTACACCAGAAAGTCAAGAGGTTTTTCCGTTGTGAATCAAAAATGAGCGGCAAAAAATATAGTAGCACTAAACACAAGCAAAATCAATGGTAATAGAAAGGAATAGAGAGACTCTCTTCCTTCACTGCGGAAGAGAGCCGTTGCTCGGATTCTGGTTCTTTTCTGCGTTCCACTGCTTGATCTGCTCCACCATCTGTTTGATTTGGCCGCGTGCTTCCTGATGATCCGGTTCGCTCGCCCAATGTTGGATGAGCTGCGGCATCACCTTTAGCATATGGCTGTAGAGACACCATACCTTGACCATTTCCACCCGCTCCGGAGTCGCTTCGCCTGTCAGCAGTTCGGTAAACTTGTAAACCAGTTCTTCCAGTTCCGGTACGAGCGGCTTGTTCGGCTGATCCACTGCGATTCCTCCCTTCGAATCATTCCAGGCATGATACGCAAGCTCCCCAGATTCTGCAATCCCTCACGTATCCTCACAGTCGCTTACTCCGCCTCATTGTACCACAAACTGGTCGTCTTTACCGAGTGCATCATGCATGTGACTTCCAGCAATCCCCATCAAGTCCGCTTAACCAAAACGGGAACGCTATCCAACAGGCACCCAGAAAGGAGTGTACAGATGGAAGAGAAACAGAAAGCGGAGGAACTGTCGCTGCCCGACTTTGCCGAACTGAACGATCGGCTGATCGTGGAGCACTCCCCCGGCCCATTTTTCCGGATGCGGACCAACCTGGATGAGCAACAGGACGATACGTCAAAAGCTGTCGGAGAGGCTGCTAGACCTTCCGTGGATGTTGCGGCACCTGCCGTAGATACTGTCAGATCATCCCCAGATGCTGCCAAGCCTGCCGAAGATGCTGTCGATTACCCACAAACCAGTGCTACCGAGGAGATGACACAGTACTTCGGGGACGAAGCAGAGTAAGCTCTCTACAGCCTCATCTACGCCGCTGCCTGACCATCAGCTTATTGAACAGCTCTGCCAGGACGGACAAAGAAGGAGTCCGTCGCCAACACGAGCAGATCAGCGGTGAACTCCGGCATTGGGTCTCATTTGGGTACACACTAGGTATGGGAAGTGTACGCACCAGGTATTGAATCAAGAGATATCTATGGCGCCCAACGTCAGAATGGAAAAACTGGCGTGCAGTAGAGACGCAGTAAAAGGGCATGCCCTCATTCCATCTTCTGTACGAGGGCACCGCTTTGTGCCATTTTTCGCCTTGTCAGCCTTTCCGCCACTTGGGCAGATAGGTAAACGCCAGTGCTCCGGCCAGTACGACCCCTTTGACGATATCTTGCGCGTAATAGGGGACGTTGAGCATGGTCAATCCGTTCATCATCACGCCCATCAACACGGCGCCGCAAAACGTTCCAAAGGCGTTGGGCTTGCCCTGACCAAAGATGGAAAACCCGATAAAGGCAGCGGCCACCGCGTCCATCAACAGCGGCGCTCCCGCCATAACCTGACCGGTACCGATCCGGGCAGCCAGCACGATACCGCCCAAAGAAGCAAAAAAGGCTGACAACAGGTAAGCCAACGTCCGGTAGCGGTTCACCGGGATGCCAGAGAGGCGGGCCGCTTCGATATTCCCGCCTGTGACGTAGAGAAACCGGCCGTACCGGGTATAGGTTAAAAAGAGATGAACCAGGACAACCACCACACCCATCAAAATCACCGGTACAGGAATGCCAAACAGCTTGCCTTGTCCAATGAACAAAAAGGACGGAATGATAATGCCTGGAGCGGTACTTCCATCTTCCATCGGCATGTTGTTGTAGATGGAAAACCCTTTTGTATAGCTGAGATGGATCCCCTGAAAGATGTACATCGTGACCAGCGTGGCCAGGATGTCGGGAATCCGCACGCGGACGACCAACAGGGAGTTGACCAGTCCGATCACCAGTCCGACCAGCAATGGCAGCAGGATCGCCACCAACAGTTCCTGCCGGTACCATACCATCAGCGATGCCGACAAGACGGTGGAGACACTGACAATCGAGCCGACAGACAGGTCAAATCCGCCTACAATCAGCGAAAAGGTAACGCCAATCGCAACCAGCGTAACGATCGAGATGGACCGTAGAATATCAGCCAGATTGGCATACGTGAGAAAATTCTCGTTCACAATACTAAAAAAGAGAATGACGGCGGCAATGGCCGCAAGCGATCCATATCGCTGGACAAACGGTGTCAACTTCTGTTTGCCCGAAGCCTTCTTCTCTGCCGCCGTATCAGACGGATCGGATGAGCCGCCGATTACAGACGTTTGCTGTTCAGGATTCGCTTCCATCCGCTTCACCTCCACTTGCATACAACATCACTGTCTCTGGTGTTACCGCTCCACTGATCCACTCGCTCCGCTCCCACTCTTTGACGATTCGTCCATTCTCCATCACCAGCAGACGATCGGCAATCCCCATCGCCTCATCGATCTCACTGGAGAAGTAGACGATTCCCTTTTGTTCGGCGGCTAGTTGATTGATCAGCCGGAAAATATCGCTTTTGGCCCCGATGTCGACCCCTTTGGTCGGCTCGTCAAACATGTAGACCTGTGCATCCCGCAGCAGCCACTTGCCGACGGCCACTTTCTGCTGATTGCCGCCGGACAGCCGGCCGACGAGTTGATCTAACCCCGCCGCCTTGATGCCAAGCCGCTCAACCATTGACGCCGCTCTGCTCGTTTCCGTGCCACGCTGGACGACGCCCGCTGTACAGTACGCTGCCAGATTGGCCAGCGTCAGATTGTCCTTCACCGTTTCCTCCACCAGCACACCGTGCTGTCTCCGTTCTTCCGGCACCAGTACAATCCCGTGCCAGATCGCCTCCATCGGTGTCCGGCAGCTGATCACCCGTCCGCTCAGCCAAACCCGTCCGTCCTCCATGCGATCGGCACCAAACAGGAGACGCGCCGTCTCACTTTTGCCGGCGCCTACCAGGCCAACGACCGCCACCACTTCTCCCGCATGCAGCCTGAGGTCGAATCGCTTCACCTTGTGTCCCGCCCGCAAGCCGCTGACTTCTAGCAAAAGATCTCCCCGCTCAGTCGGCTCCTTGGGGAATTCCTCGGCAAAACGTTTGCCCAACATCGCCGCTACGACCTCGTCCATGTCTGTGTCGCCCACTGTGCGCTGCAGGACATTTTGACCGTCTCGCAGCACCGTGATCCGATCGGCGATGCGAAACACTTCTGACAAGCGGTGGGAAATGTAGACGACGCCGATCCCTCTCTGCTTCAGCCGTCCGATCAAGGCAAACAGCGCCTCCGCTTCTCTAAGACTAAGCGGTGCCGTAGGTTCGTCAAAAATGACAAAGCGCACGTCCTGCGCGACAGCCCGCGCAATCAGCACAAACTGCTTTTCAGCCAAGGTCAACTGTTCTA contains these protein-coding regions:
- a CDS encoding ABC transporter permease, which produces MEANPEQQTSVIGGSSDPSDTAAEKKASGKQKLTPFVQRYGSLAAIAAVILFFSIVNENFLTYANLADILRSISIVTLVAIGVTFSLIVGGFDLSVGSIVSVSTVLSASLMVWYRQELLVAILLPLLVGLVIGLVNSLLVVRVRIPDILATLVTMYIFQGIHLSYTKGFSIYNNMPMEDGSTAPGIIIPSFLFIGQGKLFGIPVPVILMGVVVVLVHLFLTYTRYGRFLYVTGGNIEAARLSGIPVNRYRTLAYLLSAFFASLGGIVLAARIGTGQVMAGAPLLMDAVAAAFIGFSIFGQGKPNAFGTFCGAVLMGVMMNGLTMLNVPYYAQDIVKGVVLAGALAFTYLPKWRKG
- a CDS encoding PhzF family phenazine biosynthesis protein, whose translation is MRTLAYTLTDVFTDRIFGGNQLAVFTQPPALSTGEMQAIARELNLSETVFVYEPDHARHHRKLRIFTPDIELPMAGHPTIGTAYVLANEGLIETVEGENVWVFEEGVGDITVIVQKENGRIGKIEMFQPTPVFGEVFHNKQSAAELLSLAVEDIRQDLPIQTVSTGVPFLFIPVQSLAAMRRIHFRPDVWQEGFATDEHTRHIFAFAVETENADSDVHSRMFAPAMGIREDPATGGASGPLGVYLVEHGVVPPAVQGVYEIRSEQGLEMGRPSLIDITVVKHGHEYKQVKVGGTSVKVGEGKLYV
- a CDS encoding LysR family transcriptional regulator, with amino-acid sequence MTLVQLEVFQSIVETGSFTKAGEVLGLTQSAVSHAIAGLESEFGFTLFKRSRSGVLLTDEGQRMSSYVQHILQLTQKIKQEAAAIAGLETGTVRVGVFPSVAARWLPSMMKQFQSNHPAIKIKLFEGGYEEIQNWISSFAVDLGFLSLPAEVAFDTVPLVKDRLVAVLPKQHELAARDQLRVEEIANEPFIMPKAGCDALVKQLFQKNRLKPNVVFEVADNQAIVSLVQAGLGATILPEMTISPGQYQVVVKSLDEQVFREIAIAVTSLETVSPATRAFIETAKQLMKEME
- a CDS encoding class I SAM-dependent methyltransferase → MMNELFHAAIWEKAWKDDPDTSAKKMQKAGIEPARAFDHKARAFNEQSFNEEGRKRTKRIMNWLEGQGVRFKNASVLDIGAASGVFSVPFAERGAHVTAVEPSLALVELLEENIATFAEDKVKIVPEPFEDIDVQARGWSHAFDLVFVSMCPVILNWESVEKVLHCARQFCYISMSAGSIENSLVNEIWPLVTDQPLKTENAEMGYLLHLLYLKGYSYESLISRETKTTEVSREAALQEVMTWLRNHGLPVDDRNRKTVADYLEQTYPSGKVVVRQSGRFGKVLIRLQDQNMYTRENLYDTL
- a CDS encoding sugar ABC transporter ATP-binding protein, with the translated sequence MKSSLLEMRQVSKWYGDAAALQGVDFAVRGGEVHALLGANGAGKSTLMKILSGAQTASAGAVILDGEPLTLGTPRAAKQAGIHLVQQEVDTGLIPSLNTAENILLDRQVSRSGLFVSPWRLVGEAQRIVDECGFSLPLTTQVEQLTLAEKQFVLIARAVAQDVRFVIFDEPTAPLSLREAEALFALIGRLKQRGIGVVYISHRLSEVFRIADRITVLRDGQNVLQRTVGDTDMDEVVAAMLGKRFAEEFPKEPTERGDLLLEVSGLRAGHKVKRFDLRLHAGEVVAVVGLVGAGKSETARLLFGADRMEDGRVWLSGRVISCRTPMEAIWHGIVLVPEERRQHGVLVEETVKDNLTLANLAAYCTAGVVQRGTETSRAASMVERLGIKAAGLDQLVGRLSGGNQQKVAVGKWLLRDAQVYMFDEPTKGVDIGAKSDIFRLINQLAAEQKGIVYFSSEIDEAMGIADRLLVMENGRIVKEWERSEWISGAVTPETVMLYASGGEADGSES
- a CDS encoding RrF2 family transcriptional regulator, which translates into the protein MQFSKSTDYALHALLHLANSERRYNIGIKELAAMLGVSESYLSKIMSKLRQDGIVRAVPGVKGGYELARQAGEITFLDVIQVIEGRQHLFECSNLNSQQHRLLAEAKGAERIGNGLGNGECLVKKVMDGAEQHLHQYLREQTIQSVLDEANKRCNHEVDKK
- a CDS encoding DUF2573 family protein; amino-acid sequence: MDQPNKPLVPELEELVYKFTELLTGEATPERVEMVKVWCLYSHMLKVMPQLIQHWASEPDHQEARGQIKQMVEQIKQWNAEKNQNPSNGSLPQ
- a CDS encoding NAD(P)/FAD-dependent oxidoreductase, encoding MEKQLLDVVIIGAGPAGLNAALVLGRARKNVAVIDEGRPRNAVTREAHGFLTRDGISPSEFRRMAKEEISAYPSVSFVADTAVSIAGTDGHFQITTAQGNTFTSKKLLFAVGMKDRPLDIPGLAEVYGKSAFVCPYCDGWELRDQPLVVIAKGGDAMHFAPLISGWTNRFTICTNGPDELTDTQREELRRHRVPVYESPIRSIDSDAGIVQQVVLEDGTTIPCRGIFFKPNLVTGSDLPRAIGCNITETGMVVVDDFGKTNVPGVYSAGDAALRLHQAIAAASMGAFAAAAINNELNMEAWRRNG